From Besnoitia besnoiti strain Bb-Ger1 chromosome X, whole genome shotgun sequence, one genomic window encodes:
- a CDS encoding programmed cell death protein 2, c-terminal domain-containing protein (encoded by transcript BESB_017680) — protein MAPESEVRSLDLTHPEASKDLRSNVNGGNVGERRAPASADAPVTSSSEVVGGSPAARCTTFGDFSLSNDDWLDAALSETSNWASGCNTSPGGRCDGGESLGCCKVSESSKMEEQPTSKARRGSKSSTTTQVTAADGRGPQVSQLSLPTDTGKDLPLLPAFFIEVDEEPMEESTAQTRLDKRARELWTDYQSRDDNTLAQEDEADRAFLGGGAFQNEEYEAAEDKVLLAFQRRLSRSPQQIIRYSFGGKPLWIHRPANNTATGATEHPRCERCGAKRVFEMQLMPTLIHTVKQRCHKMDHTLLKNGVSPNWGTVAVFTCSEDCVRDRTYQQEFLVVQEGI, from the exons ATGGCTCCCGAATCAGAGGTGAGATCGTTGGATCTAACTCATCCCGAGGCCAGCAAGGATTTGCGAAGCAACGTCAACGGTGGCAACGtgggagaaagaagagctCCGGCTTCAGCTGACGCCCCGGTCACTTCATCAAGTGAAGTTGTCGGTGGAAGTCCAGCCGCGAGATGTACCACTTTTGGCGATTTCTCGCTTTCTAACGACGACTGGCTCGATGCTGCCTTATCAGAAACGAGCAACTGGGCATCTGGGTGCAACACAAGCCCTGGAGGCCGGTGTGACGGTGGAGAGTCTCTGGGTTGTTGTAAAGTTAGTGAAAGTTCCAAAATGGAGGAGCAACCCACTTCCAAGGCCAGAAGAGGGAGCAAGAGCTCTACGACAACTCAAGTGACCGCCGCTGATGGAAGAGGACCGCAAGTGTCTCAGCTGAGCTTGCCAACAGATACGGGCAAAGACTTGCCTCTGTTGCCAGCATTTTTCATAGAAGTGGACGAAGAGCCAATGGAGGAGTCAACCGCTCAAACTAGACTAG ACAAGCGCGCTCGCGAGTTGTGGACGGACTACCAGAGCAG AGACGACAATACGTTGgcgcaagaagacgaagcagatcGAGCTTTTCTCGG CGGGGGGGCATTCCAAAATGAAGAATacgaggccgccgaagacAAA GTCCTTCTGGCGTTTCAGCGCCGGTTGAGCAGAAGCCCACAGCAGATCATCCGCTACAGCTTTGGTGGCAAGCCGCTGTGGATCCACCGCCCTGCTAATAATACTGCAACAGGAGCTACGGAGCACCCCCGATGTGAACGCTGTGGAGCAAAAAGAGTATTTGAAATGCAACTCATGCCTACTCTTATTCACACAGTTAAGCAAAG GTGCCACAAAATGGACCATACGCTGCTCAAGAACGGCGTCAGCCCGAACTGGGGTACTGTAGCTGTTTTCACAT GTTCGGAGGATTGCGTAAGAGATCGGACGTACCAGCAGGAATTCCTAGTAGTACAAGAAGGAATATAA
- a CDS encoding hypothetical protein (encoded by transcript BESB_017690), whose amino-acid sequence MAPGTKSESRTMPALRLALCGEGNSVASWWAPMLLQSPAFEVVAAWSRDKSEALGIAAALSLNQNRVQAYWEKTSDLSSIGKSSGSASEANEAGDADLDALLQRQDVDAFLLVLPEDSHVIILGQLFQRCRQKHVFSANLPSFNQSIMKHLIALHNGGSSCPRQSSKTKEGRTGVWSVCNVFKHEVAVAKLQAVLKDLGTIVAGELIASSMVQGVTVTTAGSFGGKRVPQTATQQRELLTAVCSAYSGLLRHVLGDLNSLSAVRGTNATLCGQMHFQRGANVAVTVDLLSKSHVFSLTVWGLKGFGRLSWSEDKKAFEVQRYLHHYEHPTLHPVTGPTWAVKQWIETVWDVSKGGDKESNPQKPDFMLVDLVTSSAMVESDGVFVRLCATPQGRTESGIFDQVTSSRGEKKELLAAA is encoded by the exons ATGGCGCCGGGCACGAAATCTGAAAGCCGGACGATGCCGGCACTGCGCCTTGCCCTTTGCGGAGAAGGGAACTCAG TGGCAAGCTGGTGGGCGCCGATGCTACTACAGTCTCCCGCGTTCGAGGTGGTCGCTGCTTGGTCGCGGGACaagagcgaggcgcttgGTATCGCTGCGGCTCTGAGTCTTAATCAAAATCGGGTGCAGGCCTACTGGGAGAAGACAAGCGATTTGAGTAGCATCGGCAAGTCTTCTGGATCAGCATCAGAAGCGAATGAAGCAGGAGATGCAGATCTGGATGCTCTTCTCCAGCGCCAGGATGTTGATGCATTTCTTCTGGTTCTACCTGAAGATTCACAT GTCATTATCCTTGGACAGCTCTTCCAGCGCTGCCGACAGAAGCATGTGTTCTCCGCCAATCTTCCTTCCTTCAACCAGTCGATAATGAAGCACTTGATTGCGCTTCACAATGGCGGGTCTTCATGCCCGCGTCAATCTTCCAAGACCAAAGAAGGACGGACCGGAGTCTGGAGTGTGTGCAACGTCTTCAAGCATGAGGTCGCGGTGGCGAAGCTTCAAGCTGTTTTGAAGGATCTGGGAACAATTGTAGCTGGAGAGCTTATCGCTTCATCCATGGTGCAGGGCGTAACAGTCACCACCGCTGGCAGTTTTGGCGGGAAACGAGTACCTCAGACTGCGACGCAGCAACGAG AGCTGCTGACAGCCGTCTGCTCAGCTTACAGTGGCCTGCTGCGGCATGTTCTCGGCGATCTGAACTCTCTGTCAGCGGTTCGTGGTACAAACG CGACACTTTGTGGTCAAATGCACTTTCAGAGGGGCGCGAATGTGGCCGTGACAGTGGATCTTTTGAGCAAAAGCCATGTCTTTTCGCTCACTGTCTGGGGTCTCAAAGGCTTCGGCCGTCTCTCATGGAGCGAGGACAAGAAGGCATTCGAGGTACAACGGTACCTCCACCACTACGAGCATCCCACTCTCCACCCCGTGACTGGGCCGACATGGGCAGTGAAG CAATGGATCGAGACTGTCTGGGACGTTTCAAAAGGAGGTGACAAAGAGTCGAATCCCCAGAAACCGGACTTCATGCTTGTCGACTTGGTGACAAGCTCTGCGATGGTGGAGTCGGACGGAGTCTTCGTTCGCCTATG TGCAACACCTCAAGGCCGCACCGAAAGTGGCATATTTGACCAGGTCACTAGTTcgcggggagagaagaaagagctGCTTGCAGCAGCATAA
- a CDS encoding ribosomal protein RPS2 (encoded by transcript BESB_017700) — MAGEWSFRGFSDDLWRQTAPPHGDQPAAACSFVILWGSTRLYGSCVYSSILYCCVERGSFGRGFGRGGGRGRGRGRGRGRGGAEDDLKDWVPITKLGRLVRDGKISSIEEIYLFSLPIKEYQVIDHFFQPGNCAAPLKDDVMKIMPVQKQTRAGQRTRFKAFVAVGDSNGHCGLGVKCAKEVATAIRGAIIAAKLSLVPVRRGYWGNKIGDPHTVPMKVSGRCGSVRVRLIPAPRGTHIVGAPTTKKILGFAGIKDCFSNSKGSTKTRGNFMKALFDALSKTYGYLTPELWAPTVYTKSPYQEWSDYLAQTSKDNTLSRTVA, encoded by the exons ATGGCAGGTGAGTGGAGTTTTCGTGGCTTTTCTGATGATTTGTGGAGGCAAACTGCGCCCCCACATGGAGATCAGCCTGCCGCCGCATGTTCGTTTGTCATATTGTGGGGGAGCACG CGTCTTTACGGCTCATGCGTCTATTCCTCTATCTTGTATTGTTGTGTAGAGCGCGGCAGCTTCGGACGTGGTTTCGGACGTGGGGGAGGGCGTGGTCGTGGACGGGGCCGTGGTAGGGGTCGTGGTGGAGCAGAGGACGACTTGAAGGACTGGGTGCCGATCACCAAGCTGGGTCGCCTCGTGCGCGATGGAAAGATCTCCTCCATCGAAGAAATCtacctcttctctctgcccATCAAGGAATACCAG GTCATCGACCACTTCTTCCAGCCCGGCAACTGCGCTGCTCCTCTGAAGGACGATGTCATGAAGATCATGCCTGTTCAGAAGCAGACCCGCGCCGGTCAGCGAACTCGCTTCAAGGCTTTCGTAGCCGTCGGAGACTCTAACGGTCACTGCGGTCTTGGCGTCAAGTGTGCGAAGGAGGTTGCTACCGCCATCCGGGGAGCCATTATCGCAGCCAAGCTCAGTCTTGTTCCAGTGCGCCGTGGATACTGGGGCAACAAGATCGGTGACCCCCACACTGTGCCGATGAAGGTCTCCGGCCGCTGCGGATCTGTGCGTGTCCGTCTGATTCCCGCACCCCGTGGTACCCACATTGTCGGTGCCCCCACGACCAAGAAGATTCTGGGTTTTGCTGGCATTAAGGATTGCTTCTCCAACTCGAAGGGGTCGACGAAGACAAGGGGCAATTTCATGAAGGCGTTGTTCGATGCCCTGAGCAAGACGTACGGTTACCTGACCCCGGAGCTGTGGGCCCCGACGGTTTACACTAAGTCTCCCTACCAAGAGTGGTCCGACTACTTGGCTCAGACATCCAAGGACAACACTCTGTCGCGAACAGTCGCGTAG
- a CDS encoding hypothetical protein (encoded by transcript BESB_017710) yields MDLVANACSEERRMWRMIVLACLVSNVDCLSLSEEAHTRSSFVEGVPAFGGYLYSFLDMLYPLPTPSHSHGEVSSDQKKLLEELSDPATTYAVWQAAMEVAQDLSDDASRIDSRELLPDAIMFLVSNIKDTLAPEERSSDKPAYGDKQMADLLATDTPAGDWQALADHGAMMWRRKNNQVAGRAAALLDDIAGL; encoded by the exons ATGGACCTTGT AGCGAACGCGTGCAGTGAAGAACGCAGGATGTGGCGAATGATAGTACTTGCATGTCTCGTCTCCAACGTGGACTGTCTGTCCTTGTCAGAGGAGGCGCATACCAGGTCATCCTTCGTGGAGGGGGTGCCAGCATTTGGTG GTTACCTGTACTCTTTCCTTGATATGCTGTACCCCTTGCCCACGCCATCACACAGCCACGGAGAGGTCTCCTCGGATCAAAAAAAACTTCTTGAGGAACTCTCAG ATCCCGCAACGACATATGCGGTGTGGCAGGCTGCTATGGAGGTGGCTCAAGATCTCTCCGACGACGCCTCCAGAATCGATTCTCGCGAGCTTCTTCCCGATGCCATCATGTTTCTTGTGAGCAACATTAAGGATACGCTTGCGC CTGAGGAAAGAAGCAGCGATAAACCTGCATATGGCGATAAGCAGATGGC GGACCTGCTCGCGACTGACACACCCGCCGGTGACTGGCAAGCTCTGGCCGATCAC GGAGCGATGATGTGGAGACGCAAGAATAATCAAGTGGctgggcgcgctgcagccctgTTAGATGACATTGCGGGTTTGTGA
- a CDS encoding hypothetical protein (encoded by transcript BESB_017720), which translates to MEQAYITLTSYLRNAPLAASLSDPLAACSRLPAEADKHPDVSRGAPPCVNRGDFGDGGWQRPPLSQADGPHGGERREGDAMEALNRSASTLSDTLWAFHEKMKQQWSQLQLTDDSTPALTRGTSGEEKEDAGPGAAKDLAGGCGSPHAADAWSRSAANGSSPTDGLASPLRENGFLSAAAYPRRPASLPPAGDTECPVQDLDSRSGSPASARRDGFSKHPARSSAAARCLAAAAAPSGEDNLALGLAPLPPAWSSRDPAGVQATGGRAAHSPQSAWASAAAAATAAQAAAIATHSLAEAYRQLRKENRKTLVAFRKLRVAGGLQLALCFLGMILRPWSPPHDSAGEETLSHSALWWVYMTVFLFTAWYLYGISEPSTAWEERQAQETLERLRQHQESAALLQVDAVRTPAGAPATRAAREVLLKPEEAGDPRRERRRSSAQSSVYAIPGQQDVPQPADAPPPPVETWPQRPVLLRATEEAWIVDRVNALAQRHKSKRWKNTHVKNSHDLPAIRYPSAPLLFMRKELADPTQAVHRFENPFFRGVVVIRVAAVGESPGGATYTDSKKRCMQACVQGQFLQPHRVGEVLTGQVFSHALKSLPPRWMVSLGMKVVKRLTNTLKEDITSEHPYFLTPAVCVAQTVHVAHAPKSISKSESGESRRGANGTKAAGDAPSFTSERNGHGNFYIAPPDVMNPMIEEDTRLLGGPFASGGVSSETRKNMMGEKKLLKELVFSPDYIYTFDFFQNIFYPSSYEFDLGISRIDLSPFLNRQPIELMALLDDSFIRDERPTEGGITANNASKQENSEDEDVSKWQPPPGSWKFLWRYQLWHEKLLLH; encoded by the exons ATGGAGCAGGCGTACATTACTTTGACATCGTATCTCCGGAATGCTCCCCTAGCGGCGTCCCTCTCTGATCCTCTGGCGGCGTGCTCTcggctgccggcggaggccgacAAACATCCGGACGTGTCACGCGGAGCCCCGCCCTGTGTCAACCGCGGCGATTTCGGAGACGGTGGAtggcagaggccgccgctgagCCAGGCAGATGGACCCCacgggggagagaggagggaaggAGACGCAATGGAGGCGCTCAACCGAAGCGCGTCGACTCTGTCAGACACCCTGTGGGCGTTCCACGAGAAGATGAAGCAGCAGTggtcgcagctgcagctcacAGATGATTCCACGCCTGCGCTCACCAGGGGCACCtcgggagaagaaaaagaagacgcagggCCGGGTGCCGCAAAGGACCTCGCGGGAGGGTGCGGAAGCCCACACGCCGCCGATGCGTGgtcgcgctccgccgccaaTGGATCTTCCCCCACCGATGGCCTCGCTTCTCCTTTGCGCGAAAACGGGTTCCTCAGCGCCGCTGCATACCCGAGAAGACCTGCATCCTTACCACCCGCTGGAGACACG GAATGCCCGGTTCAGGATCTCGACTCCCGAAGCGggtcgcctgcctcggcgaggcgcgacggtTTCTCGAAACATCCcgcgcgctccagcgccgcagccaggtgcctggctgcggctgctgcgcccagCGGCGAAGACAACCTAGCGCTCGGTCTGGCGCCGTTGCCGCCAGCGTGGAGCTCTAGAGATCCCGCGGGGGTGCAGGCGACGGGCGGAAGAGCCGCTCACTCTCCTCAGAGCGCCtgggcgtcggcggctgcagctgcgactGCGGCCCAAGCCGCGGCCATCGCGACGCACAGCTTGGCAGAGGCGTATCGACAGCTGAGGAAGGAGAACCGCAAGACGCTGGTGGCCTTCCGGAAgctgcgcgtggcgggcggtctgcagctcgcgctctGCTTCTTGGGGATGATCCTCCGTCCGTGGAGCCCGCCCCATGATTCCGCAGGAGAGGAAACCTTGTCCCACTCCGCGCTCTGGTGGGTTTACATGACCGTCTTCCTCTTTACCGCGTGGTACCTGTACGGCATCAGTGAGCCCAGCACTGCGTGGGAGGAGCGTCAAGCGCAAGAAACCctcgagcggctgcggcagcaccAGGAGtctgccgcgctgctgcaggtggACGCGGTTCGAAccccggcgggcgcgcccgcgacccgcgcggcCCGCGAAGTTCTTCTGAAgcctgaggaggcgggcgacccgaggcgcgagcgccggcgatCGAGCGCACAGAGTTCTGTGTATGCGATTCCTGGTCAGCAAGACGTACCGCAGCCAGCCGATGCGCCGCCACCTCCCGTTGAGACCTGGCCTCAGCGACCCGTTCTGCTCAGAGCCACAGAAGAAGCATGGATCGTCGACCGGGTgaacgcgctcgcgcagcgccacaAATCGAAGCGGTGGAAGAATACGCAT GTGAAGAACAGCCACGACCTTCCAGCCATCCGATACCCTTCCGCTCCTCTCCTGTTCATGAGAAAGGAGCTCGCGGATCCAACGCAAG CGGTTCACCGTTTCGAGAATCCCTTCTTCAGAGGCGT GGTTGTGATTCGCGTGGCGGCCGTCGGAGAGTCCCCAGGTGGTGCAACGTACACAGACTCGAAGAAGCGCTGCATGCAAGCGTGTGTTCAG GGGCAGTTCTTGCAGCCTCATCGAGTCGGAGAAGTGTTGACGG gccaAGTGTTCTCTCACGCGCTGAAGTCCCTGCCCCCGCGGTGGATGGTCAGCCTCGGCATGAAGGTTGTCAAGCGCTTAACCAACACGCTCAAG GAGGACATCACGTCGGAGCATCCATACTTCCTCACGCCTGCTGTCTGCGTGGCGCAGACTGTGCACGTTGCTCACGCGCCAAAGAG catctCTAAGTCGGAGTCCGGCGAGTCGCGAAGGGGCGCGAACGGGACGAAAGCGGCAGGCGATGCGCCGTCCTTCACCTCCGAGAGAAATGGTCACGGAAACTTTTACATTGCACCTCCAGACGTCATGAATCCGATGATTGAGGAAGACACGCGGCTGCTGGGAGGGCCCTTCGCGTCGGGTGGCGTGTCATCCGAGACACGCAAGAATATGATGGGTGAAAAAAAGCTCCTGAAAGaactcgtcttctctccggATTACATTTACACGTTCGACTTTTTTCAG AACATTTTTTACCCCTCGTCCTACGAGTTCGATTTGGGTATCTCAAGGATTGATCTTTCCCCCTTCCTGAACCGCCAGCCGATCGAGCTAATGGCTCTTCTTGACGATTCGTTCATTCGAGATGAACGCCCAACCGAAGGTGGAATAACGGCAAACAACGCCAGCAAACAGGAGAACTCCGAAGATGAAGATGTGTCCAAatggcagccgccgcctggcTCTTGGAAATTCTTGTGGAGATACCAACTGTGGCACGAGAAACTGCTTCTCCACTAA
- a CDS encoding Vps51/Vps67 protein (encoded by transcript BESB_017730), with protein sequence MSHTAGAGSGARGPSRRSKVGALLSEYYNLGDENSHTSQAKSEPAGPPQKPSAAAPGGSASNGLAQPFRGAGGPAQNRPSGSPGAEALPTGPSGFSPCTTSSEAKGSATASPRSCSRGGDSRMLSSTGHQTAAGAGDVERGGKTDLDSENFDVHAYFASAVQTSSLRELLRRSGQLEEEVRRFEGELQTLVYENYGKFLDAAETVRCVKEDMQALQEDMGQLDSRVDAIEGSSRELDELVRDRAASIEELVSFRQLLDKLQILFTFPEVLRRHLANGDAETVLSIYLHIHPFLQAQQKALPRLQRLQLLDADATSVFRCAKKVLRQRLEPPSSSSSGEDAASLPGARPAAVSSAGSAEILSSKDASKILMLLLEAQDEGRASLLQLYHRSRTHALIQLLQLIFEQDRLQREAAAIQQQQDKQTDASSARTAQGARGSATSGDSGSQVSGSGHGALSAEFRGGEAGAGTRRMLEVACSSVSEQLMGPLVDAVHDTLVVFRWNDRPGSGSQKDDAGGGSQQTYAGRGARPPASRAKPEGDKLSAEDSATLQGFLMPVLRSVFARVLALLASTNPPAASVVSAVDSLRVALRRLHAVLPADQQQLLAEEFVSFSDQLLQQEIALAFRESYLRAAEELGALQAFCHNMQAPQLPGTRGPSDDASSPAETAERRSLGSRGVGAAGQPLDDSKTQEALQQLARTEHAVLLQGCLTLTDAHQLVNGVCGVKSAQAERLVRTDIVAWTEGFFSLVVKCLLRLTRDTPTALQERVEQRVEAEELREDELAWREHLEEGLEGFAAARYLGAPSKAIKPRASATSGKSSLERQITDAVHTAIFTYLVGPGVEGRSESAGSALRRLEGRAGEKDPSEARTFPAGYLDEGRTLFCLLMMRMGRHLELQGLGKVAAVAVELFPSFPVHRLTASSAGPLPAGKGAPERSESPEEAAAATDEKSQPLLLRTRWASQAVLTTYVYHRGLEGAALATAALRDFDCLQNIDEKSAGEEAAPPPVDDAAGAEGWVGASGSAKKSPFARGLTAQEQQQLQILGLLDPLLQLLQRCDAECAKLLGERRQGAGGIGSACVMPGTTGAGAGSEQTHQRRMARLFGRRRTAIEKEMERLFARKQAVFAQVPFSRAKAVMGIFRIASRALVEDVRSQLFSRSAVRQLQLECAAASEFIRDLVAAEDGSVVDGLLDEITASATARCIERAPKLPLLGCVTVRGAVGVAAAAAAVAAATGGVDPDAGNVLLEQAVVEDVCNRCRGRYERVLKGGL encoded by the coding sequence ATGTCTCacaccgcgggcgcgggatCGGGCGCTCGCGGTCCGTCTCGCAGAAGCAAAGTCGGCGCGCTGCTCAGTGAGTACTACAATCTGGGCGACGAAAACAGTCACACGTCTCAAGCCAAGTCAGAGCCGGCTGGCCCCCCGCAGAagccgtctgccgccgcgcctggcgggAGCGCGTCGAATGGATTGGCGCAGCCGtttcgcggcgcaggcggccccGCTCAGAATCGACCCTCGGGAAGTCCGGGGGCAGAGGCCCTCCCGACGGGACCCAGCGGCTTCTCGCCCTGCACAACATCATCCGAAGCGAAGGGCTCTGCGACGGCTAGCCCGCGCTCCTGCTCGCGGGGTGGCGACTCGCGAATGTTATCTTCAACTGGGCACCAaactgcggccggcgcgggcgacgtcGAGCGGGGCGGGAAGACCGACTTAGACAGCGAGAACTTCGATGTGCATGCGTACTTCGCCTCAGCAGTTCAAACCTCGTCGCTTCGCGagcttctgcggcggagcggcCAGCTGGAAGAAGAAGTGCGGCGCTTCGAGGGGGAGCTCCAGACGCTGGTCTACGAGAACTACGGAAAATTCCTCGACGCGGCCGAGACAGTCCGCTGCGTGAAAGAGGACATGCAGGCCCTCCAAGAAGACATGGGTCAGCTGGACTCGCGAGTCGACGCCATCGAAGGCTCCAGTCGCGAGCTCGACGAGCTCGtgcgcgaccgcgcagcgAGTATTGAGGAGTTGGTCTCGTTCCGCCAGCTTCTTGACAAACTTCAGATTCTCTTCACATTTCCAGAGGTGCTGCGTCGCCACTTGgcgaacggcgacgcggagacagtcCTGTCCATCTACCTGCATATTCACCCGTTCCTCCAGGCCCAGCAGAAAGCGCTGCCacgtctccagcgcctgcagctgctggacgCGGACGCCACATCCGTTTTCCGCTGTGCAAAGAAGGTCCTTCGTCAGCGATTGGAGCCGCCCTCTAGTTCTTCTTCAGGGGAGGACGCTGCGTCGCTCCCGGGAGCTCGCCCCGCGGCCGTCAGTTCTGCGGGCTCCGCAGAGATTTTGTCATCAAAGGACGCGTCGAAGATCCTCATGCTGCTGCTTGAAGCCCAggacgaaggccgcgcctccctcctgcAGCTCTACCACCGAAGTCGAACCCATGCGCTGattcagctgctgcagctcatCTTCGAGCAGGATCGTCtccagcgagaggcggcggcgattCAGCAACAGCAGGACAAGCAGACCGATGCGTCCTCTGCGAGGACTGCTCAGGGGGCGCGAGGATCCGCTACGAGTGGAGACTCCGGCAGCCAagtcagcggcagcggccacGGCGCGTTGTCTGCAGAGTTCCGGGGcggggaggcaggcgcggggaCGCGGCGCATGCTCGAAGTGGCTTGCAGCAGCGTGTCTGAGCAGCTCATGGGCCCCTTGGTCGACGCGGTGCACGACACGCTTGTGGTTTTTCGGTGGAACGATCGGCCCGGAAGCGGCAGCCAgaaagacgacgcaggcggaggaagccagCAGACGTAtgcagggcgaggcgcccgtcCACCTgccagccgcgcgaagcCTGAAGGGGACAAGCTGAGCGCGGAGGACAGCGCAACCTTGCAGGGGTTCCTCATGCCTGTTCTTCGCTCGgttttcgcgcgcgtcctcgcacttctcgcctccacaaatcctcctgcggcgtccgTCGTTTCGGCAGTCGACTCGCTGCGGGTCGCGCTTcggcggctgcatgcggtgCTCCCTGCcgaccagcagcagctgctggcggaggagTTCGTGAGCTTCTCGGACCAGCTTCTCCAGCAGGAAATCGCCTTGGCGTTCAGGGAGTCCTACTTGCGTGCCGCTGAAGAactcggcgcgctgcaggccttcTGCCACAAcatgcaggcgccgcagctgcccgGCACCAGGGGCCCCTCTGacgacgcctcctcgccagcggagactgctgagaggcgcagcctcgGAAGCAGAGGAGTCGGGGCCGCGGGGCAGCCCCTAGACGACTCGAAGACGCAAGAGGCTCttcagcagctcgcgcgaaCGGAACACGCAGTTCTTCTTCAAGGGTGTTTGACGCTGACCGACGCCCACCAGCTGGTCaacggcgtctgcggagtcAAGTCCGCTCAGGCAGAGCGACTCGTGCGCACTGACATCGTCGCGTGGACGGAaggcttcttctcgctcgtcgtGAAGTGTCTCCTGCGGCTCACGCGCGACACGCCCACAGCTCTCCAGGAGCGCGTGGAGCAGCGGGTCGAGGCCGAGGAGTTGCGAGAAGATGAGCTGGCGTGGCGTGAGCACCTGGAGGAGGGCCTTGAGgggttcgcggcggcgaggtaCCTCGGGGCGCCTTCGAAGGCGATCaagccgcgggcgtcggcgaCCAGCGGCAAGTCTAGCCTCGAGCGGCAAATCACCGACGCGGTTCACACGGCGATCTTCACATACCTTGTCGGCCCTGGGGTGGAGGGGCGGTCAGAGTCAGCGGGAAGCGCACTGCGAAGACTCGAGGGCAGGGCGGGCGAGAAGGACCCGAGCGAAGCCCGCACCTTCCCCGCGGGCTATCTGGACGAGGGACGCACGCTGTTCTGTCTGCTGATGATGCGCATGGGTCGGCACCTCGAACTGCAGGGCCTGGGAAAGGTTGCAGCTGTGGCTGTCGAGCTCTTCCCCTCGTTTCCGGTTCACCGGCTGaccgcgtcgtccgcgggcCCTCTGCCGGCTGGCAAGGGGGCGCCTGAGCGGTCAGAGTCGCcagaggaggccgctgctgctACGGACGAGAAGAgtcagccgctgctgctgcgcacgcgctggGCGTCGCAAGCTGTGTTGACTACTTACGTGTATCAccgcggcctcgaaggcgccgcgctcgcgacggcggcgctaCGGGACTTTGATTGTCTCCAGAATATCGACGAGAAGTCTGCGggtgaggaggcggcgccgccgcctgtggACGACGCTGCCGGGGCGGAGGGCTGGGTTGGCGCGAGCGGTAGTGCCAAGAAGAGTCCCTTCGCGAGGGGACTCACCGCCcaagagcagcagcagctgcagattTTAGGGCTTTTGGAtccgcttctgcagctcctgcagaGGTGCGACGCCGAGTGTGCGAAGCTCCTGGGCGAACGGAGACAGGGTGCGGGGGGGATTGGCAGCGCGTGCGTGATGCCCGGGACGACTGGAGCCGGGGCGGGGTCGGAGCAAACTCACCAGCGGCGCATGGCGCGCCTTttcgggcgccggcggacggCGATTGAGAAGGAGATGGAGCGGCTTTTTGCGCGGAAGCAGGCGGTTTTTGCGCAGGTGCCCTTCAGCCGGGCGAAAGCCGTCATGGGCATCTTCCgcatcgcctcgcgcgcgctcgttGAGGACGTCCGCAGCCAGCTGTTTAGTCGCTCCGCTGtccgccagctgcagctcgagtGTGCCGCTGCTTCGGAATTCATTCGCgatctcgtcgccgccgaggacggGTCTGTTGTAGATGGGCTCCTCGACGAGATCACGGCCTCCGCCACGGCGCGATGCATAGAGCGCGCGCCAAAACTGCCACTGCTCGGATGCGTGACAGTCCGCGGCGCTGTGGGCgtggccgcagctgcagccgctgtcgctgcggcgaccgGCGGGGTAGATCCTGACGCGGGCAACGTGTTGCTGGAGCAGGCTGTTGTGGAAGATGTGTGTAACCGCTGTCGCGGGAGATACGAGCGCGTCCTCAAAGGAGGCCTATGA